A single genomic interval of Candidatus Gracilibacteria bacterium harbors:
- a CDS encoding isochorismatase family protein, with amino-acid sequence MSNTALIVVDYQNDFAEGGSLAVNGARGLASSIQEQMNLIKNASGLIIATRDWHPEKTLHFDNWPVHCVANTPGAAYIDGIDSSMIDTEIYKGFRNSNDGYSGFEGVDALSGDEKEGFEVLSSSRSLEQILRASNVQVLKIVGLATDFCVFATARDAKNLGFDVTVLRSGIAAVNVPNLPTGEDKLRELADMGVKISS; translated from the coding sequence ATGAGCAATACAGCACTTATAGTCGTAGATTACCAGAACGACTTTGCAGAAGGGGGATCCCTTGCAGTGAATGGGGCACGCGGTTTAGCAAGTTCCATCCAGGAACAGATGAATCTTATAAAAAATGCATCATGACTCATTATAGCAACTCGCGATTGGCACCCTGAGAAAACACTTCACTTTGATAATTGGCCAGTACACTGTGTTGCAAATACTCCATGAGCAGCATATATAGATGGAATTGATTCTAGTATGATTGATACAGAGATATACAAGTGATTTCGAAATAGTAATGATGGATATTCTGGTTTTGAATGAGTAGATGCACTCTCGGGTGATGAAAAAGAATGATTTGAAGTCCTTTCTTCATCTCGTTCACTGGAACAGATTCTCCGAGCATCGAATGTTCAGGTACTAAAAATAGTCTGACTTGCCACTGACTTCTGTGTATTTGCAACGGCACGAGATGCGAAAAATCTTGGATTTGATGTTACAGTTCTTCGTTCATGAATTGCAGCGGTCAACGTACCAAATCTTCCAACGGGAGAAGATAAGCTCCGTGAACTCGCAGATATGTGAGTAAAAATTTCCTCTTAA
- the atpD gene encoding F0F1 ATP synthase subunit beta translates to MSHTGIITKIIGVVVDVEFTGGKVPEIYEALEVQGAPHKLILEVQQQLGDGVVRTIAMNPVDGVKRGLTVVATGAPISVPVGDGVLGRMFNVLGDPIDEMDAPKTERKDPIHRSSPSFEELSTKTEVFETGIKVVDLIAPMLKGGKVGLFGGAGVGKTVIMQELIHNIASEHGGYSVVAGVGERTREGNDLYHEMKDSGVIDKTAMVFGQMNEAPGPRARVALTGLTMAEYFRDVEKRDVLLFVDNIFRFTQAGSEISALLGRIPSAVGYQPTLATDMGALQERIASTKNGSITSVQAVYVPADDLTDPAPANTFAHLDSTVVLNRSIAELGIYPAVDPLDSTSTVLTPKVVGEEHYNVARNCQKILQRYKELQDIIAILGMDELSEDDKLTVSRARKIQRFFSQPFFVAEQFTGTPGVYAKLDDTIRGFKMIIEGDVDHIAERFFMYKGTIDDVKAAFEKETAEK, encoded by the coding sequence ATGTCTCATACAGGTATAATCACAAAAATTATTGGTGTCGTCGTCGATGTTGAATTCACAGGAGGAAAGGTTCCTGAGATTTATGAAGCGCTCGAAGTTCAATGAGCTCCACATAAACTCATTCTCGAAGTTCAACAGCAACTGGGAGATGGAGTTGTACGTACAATTGCGATGAATCCTGTAGATGGAGTGAAGCGCGGACTTACGGTAGTTGCGACTGGTGCTCCTATTTCTGTGCCAGTTGGTGATGGAGTCCTTGGTCGTATGTTCAATGTGCTTGGTGATCCGATCGATGAGATGGATGCTCCAAAAACAGAAAGAAAAGATCCGATTCATCGTTCTTCTCCTTCTTTTGAAGAACTTTCTACGAAGACTGAAGTATTCGAAACAGGTATCAAGGTAGTAGATCTTATTGCTCCGATGTTGAAGGGAGGAAAAGTAGGTCTCTTCGGAGGTGCCGGAGTCGGAAAAACAGTGATCATGCAGGAACTCATCCATAATATTGCATCAGAACATGGCGGGTATTCTGTAGTTGCTGGAGTTGGTGAACGTACTCGTGAAGGAAATGATCTCTACCATGAAATGAAAGATTCAGGAGTGATCGACAAAACTGCCATGGTATTCGGACAGATGAACGAAGCGCCAGGACCTCGTGCTCGTGTAGCCCTCACTGGTCTCACGATGGCTGAGTACTTCCGTGATGTAGAAAAGCGTGATGTTCTTCTCTTCGTGGATAATATTTTCCGCTTTACTCAAGCTGGTTCTGAGATTTCTGCTCTTCTTGGTCGTATTCCATCTGCAGTAGGGTACCAACCAACTCTCGCGACAGATATGGGTGCACTTCAGGAACGTATTGCATCGACAAAAAATGGTTCGATTACATCTGTTCAGGCGGTATACGTTCCAGCCGATGATCTCACAGATCCGGCTCCAGCGAACACATTTGCTCACCTTGACTCAACTGTAGTATTGAATCGTTCCATTGCAGAACTTGGTATCTATCCTGCGGTAGATCCACTCGATTCTACTTCTACCGTTCTCACACCGAAAGTTGTGGGTGAAGAGCATTACAATGTGGCTCGTAACTGTCAGAAAATCCTTCAACGTTATAAGGAACTTCAGGATATCATTGCCATCCTCGGTATGGATGAACTTTCTGAAGACGATAAGCTCACCGTATCTCGCGCACGTAAGATTCAACGTTTCTTTTCTCAGCCATTCTTCGTTGCGGAGCAATTCACAGGTACTCCAGGTGTATATGCGAAGCTCGATGATACAATTCGTGGATTCAAGATGATTATCGAAGGTGACGTAGATCATATTGCGGAACGATTCTTCATGTATAAAGGGACAATCGATGATGTGAAGGCAGCATTCGAAAAAGAAACTGCTGAAAAATAG
- a CDS encoding ribonuclease HI family protein, with translation MKYIVYTDGGSRGNPGPSGCGVFLSSADGQVIERRYKSLGIATNNIAEYTAVLLGISRAIELGATEIELYADSKLVIEQLSGNYKIKNAQLKEIFLDIQERIGKWGGHISFTHIPREQNKEADRLSNVAMDSGMR, from the coding sequence ATGAAATATATTGTCTATACAGATGGATGATCTCGTGGAAATCCAGGTCCTTCGGGGTGTGGAGTTTTTTTGTCGTCAGCGGATGGACAAGTGATAGAACGTCGATATAAGTCCTTGGGTATTGCGACGAATAATATTGCTGAATATACTGCGGTTCTCCTCGGTATCAGTCGCGCTATTGAGCTTGGAGCAACGGAGATCGAATTGTATGCTGATTCCAAACTCGTGATCGAACAACTTTCGGGCAATTATAAAATCAAAAATGCACAATTAAAAGAAATATTTCTGGATATTCAGGAGAGAATAGGGAAGTGGGGTGGACACATTTCTTTTACGCATATTCCTCGTGAACAAAATAAGGAAGCAGATCGACTTTCGAATGTGGCGATGGATTCATGAATGAGATAA
- a CDS encoding histidine phosphatase family protein, translated as MFCNLKKKQIILVRHAKAIERNEWQGEDFDRPLSSIGENSNKMVANYLRLIGVRPNRIVASPSARTKSTAIDLAKKFSLDTVEYVDDLYNENILPTRNAMNIHMNIVKKTKKDCDVLVIVGHNDDLSDFAAFLSGESVPSMKKGSVIILSLPECSDWKDVKPGTLKFIYYLTPQFLQLEDLA; from the coding sequence ATGTTTTGTAATCTGAAGAAAAAACAAATCATCCTCGTACGGCATGCAAAGGCAATCGAGCGAAACGAATGGCAAGGTGAAGATTTCGATAGGCCTTTGAGTTCTATCGGCGAAAACTCCAATAAAATGGTTGCCAATTATTTGCGACTTATTGGAGTGAGGCCGAATCGTATCGTTGCGAGTCCGTCCGCTCGTACAAAGAGTACTGCTATTGATTTGGCCAAAAAATTCTCACTTGATACAGTGGAATATGTAGACGATTTGTATAATGAAAATATCCTTCCTACGAGAAATGCGATGAATATTCACATGAATATTGTCAAGAAGACAAAAAAAGATTGTGATGTTCTTGTTATTGTTGGACACAATGACGATCTCAGTGATTTTGCGGCATTTCTCTCTGGTGAATCAGTTCCGTCGATGAAAAAATGATCAGTTATCATACTTTCGCTTCCTGAGTGTTCTGACTGGAAAGATGTCAAACCCGGAACTCTCAAATTTATTTACTATCTTACACCACAATTTCTTCAATTGGAAGATCTTGCATAG
- the atpG gene encoding ATP synthase F1 subunit gamma, protein MASGKEIKSRIKSVKNTGKITKAMELISTVKMKKAQDGVLSLRPFALATLSILGKTAKNDDILGVYSHVPKDAKKELLILVASQKGLCGGYNVNIFKKATEYIRDDGDLPYTREYDYITIGKRARDFILRTGQNLLADFSDEIDDPLTPAESRRMVRTVIEEWKTGKYSKISVIYNHYVSAITQLPVVKPIFPVQKDEIFTFLERVAGGKYQNDSYEGDFTIEPDVETIVSFTIPMIFDAIFHETLLEAKASEHAARMVAMKNAKDSANKKAAGLTLVYNKTRQSAITKEVSEIVSGVESMKDN, encoded by the coding sequence ATGGCATCAGGAAAAGAAATCAAATCTCGAATCAAATCCGTCAAAAATACAGGGAAAATCACGAAAGCCATGGAGCTTATTTCTACTGTGAAGATGAAAAAGGCACAAGATGGTGTTCTTTCACTTCGTCCATTTGCTCTTGCGACTCTCTCTATACTGGGAAAAACCGCAAAAAATGATGACATTCTTGGTGTATATTCACATGTTCCAAAAGATGCCAAAAAAGAACTTCTCATTCTTGTAGCCTCTCAAAAAGGACTCTGTGGAGGATACAATGTAAATATTTTCAAAAAGGCAACAGAGTATATCCGAGATGATGGTGATCTTCCATATACACGTGAATATGACTATATTACCATAGGAAAACGAGCTCGTGACTTTATTCTCCGTACAGGGCAAAATCTTCTCGCCGATTTTTCTGATGAAATAGATGATCCACTCACTCCAGCGGAATCTCGAAGGATGGTTCGTACGGTTATCGAGGAATGGAAAACGGGAAAATATTCAAAGATTTCTGTGATTTATAATCACTACGTTTCTGCTATTACGCAGCTTCCCGTGGTGAAGCCAATATTTCCAGTCCAAAAAGATGAGATATTCACTTTCTTGGAACGGGTTGCTGGCGGGAAATATCAGAATGATTCCTATGAAGGTGACTTTACGATTGAACCAGATGTTGAGACGATTGTCTCATTCACTATCCCGATGATTTTCGATGCGATTTTCCATGAGACATTATTGGAAGCGAAGGCTTCTGAACATGCAGCTCGAATGGTGGCTATGAAAAATGCAAAAGATAGTGCAAATAAGAAAGCTGCTGGACTTACACTTGTCTATAATAAAACTCGTCAATCTGCTATCACAAAAGAAGTTTCTGAGATTGTGAGCGGAGTGGAAAGTATGAAGGATAATTAG
- the atpA gene encoding F0F1 ATP synthase subunit alpha: MSQSPVQLASDLIKSLEREIDTADLSPSRVNAGEVVYLGDGIAKVVGLKNVAYNEVVAFESGARGVAMNLEEHSVGIVILSGFEGIHEGMVATATGKILEVPVGEALLGRVVDPLGNPIDGKGEIKASEHRPAEFVATGVMSRKHVHEPMATGIKAIDALVPIGRGQRELIIGDRQTGKTQIAIDTILNQKGNGVKCIYVAIGQKDSKVVAIAEELRKAGAMDYTIIVAAGASSPAAMQWLSPFAGAAMGEYFMFKGEHALIIYDDLTKHANAYREMSLLLRRPPGREAYPGDVFYLHSRLLERAAKLSDDLGAGSMTALPIIETQGGDVSAYVPTNVISITDGQIFLESGLFNSGVKPAINVGLSVSRVGGDAQTKAMKKNAGTLKLTLAQYRELEAFSQFASDLDADTKKQLERGKRMVEILKQDIYSPVTFERQVAMIFAGSNGYLDNISVDQIRQYEHDLYLALDREEKILTAIRESRDFSDETKASLKEFLENFGKLFTEKK; encoded by the coding sequence ATGTCTCAATCTCCTGTACAGCTTGCTTCTGACCTCATAAAATCTCTCGAACGAGAGATTGATACCGCCGATCTTTCTCCATCGAGAGTGAATGCGGGAGAAGTGGTCTATCTCGGTGATGGTATCGCGAAAGTCGTCGGACTCAAGAATGTTGCCTACAATGAAGTAGTGGCATTCGAATCTGGTGCTCGTGGTGTTGCCATGAATCTTGAAGAACACTCAGTTGGTATTGTTATCCTTTCTGGATTCGAAGGAATTCATGAGGGAATGGTAGCAACTGCTACAGGAAAAATCCTCGAAGTTCCAGTGGGCGAGGCACTCCTCGGACGTGTCGTGGATCCACTCGGAAATCCTATCGATGGAAAATGAGAAATTAAAGCTTCAGAGCATCGTCCAGCAGAATTCGTCGCTACTGGTGTTATGAGTCGTAAGCATGTTCATGAACCAATGGCTACTGGTATCAAGGCGATTGATGCGCTGGTACCAATCGGACGTGGACAACGCGAATTGATTATTGGTGATCGTCAGACAGGAAAAACCCAGATTGCTATCGATACTATCCTCAATCAGAAGGGAAATGGTGTGAAATGTATCTATGTTGCTATCGGACAAAAAGATTCCAAAGTGGTTGCTATTGCGGAAGAACTTCGCAAGGCAGGTGCAATGGATTATACAATCATTGTTGCTGCGGGTGCATCATCTCCTGCTGCGATGCAGTGGCTTTCTCCATTTGCTGGTGCTGCTATGGGTGAATATTTCATGTTCAAGGGAGAACATGCACTCATTATTTATGATGATCTCACGAAACATGCGAATGCCTATCGTGAAATGTCACTTCTTCTTCGTCGTCCACCAGGACGTGAAGCGTATCCTGGAGATGTATTCTATCTTCACTCTCGTCTTCTCGAGCGTGCTGCGAAGCTTTCTGATGATCTTGGTGCAGGTTCTATGACCGCACTTCCGATTATTGAGACTCAAGGTGGTGATGTATCAGCATATGTTCCAACCAATGTTATTTCCATTACCGATGGACAAATATTTCTCGAGTCAGGACTTTTCAATTCTGGTGTAAAACCAGCTATTAACGTTGGGCTTTCTGTTTCTCGTGTTGGTGGTGATGCCCAGACAAAGGCGATGAAGAAAAATGCTGGTACACTCAAACTTACTCTCGCACAATATCGTGAGTTGGAAGCCTTTTCTCAGTTTGCTTCTGATCTCGATGCAGATACAAAAAAACAACTCGAACGTGGAAAACGTATGGTAGAAATTCTCAAGCAAGATATTTATTCTCCGGTGACTTTCGAGCGTCAAGTTGCTATGATTTTCGCTGGTTCAAATGGATATCTCGACAATATTTCTGTTGATCAGATTCGTCAATATGAACATGATCTCTATCTCGCACTCGATCGTGAAGAAAAGATTCTCACAGCCATCCGTGAATCCCGTGATTTCTCTGATGAAACAAAAGCATCACTCAAGGAATTCCTCGAGAACTTCGGAAAGCTTTTTACGGAAAAGAAATAA
- a CDS encoding ATP synthase F0 subunit B, with amino-acid sequence MDLINIPTFIIQTINIAIVIGVLSVYFFRPYLKYLDEEAKNRKSLEEKLQKSAHIVTEAHAQAENIVDQAKVDARLTASEILENARKESAEIIAKAHADADVARSKGFADVDHERKVMADELRTKIVDIALKLNAKIFGENTKDHTEFLKAQTKDISLS; translated from the coding sequence ATGGATCTCATCAATATTCCGACATTTATTATCCAGACGATCAATATTGCAATAGTTATTGGAGTTCTTTCGGTTTACTTTTTTCGTCCATATCTCAAGTATCTCGATGAAGAGGCGAAAAATAGAAAATCTCTCGAAGAGAAACTTCAGAAATCTGCGCATATCGTCACAGAAGCGCATGCTCAGGCTGAGAATATCGTCGACCAAGCCAAAGTCGATGCTCGATTGACTGCTTCTGAGATTCTCGAAAATGCTCGAAAAGAAAGTGCGGAGATTATTGCAAAGGCTCATGCTGATGCTGATGTCGCGCGTTCAAAGGGATTTGCTGATGTAGATCATGAACGCAAAGTTATGGCAGATGAACTCCGAACGAAAATTGTCGATATTGCACTCAAATTGAACGCAAAGATTTTTGGTGAGAATACAAAAGATCACACAGAATTTCTCAAGGCTCAGACAAAAGATATTTCTCTCTCGTAA
- a CDS encoding F0F1 ATP synthase subunit A encodes MSGIQTETTSETLEVAHEVAVSGEAHAGAHEASPHILAVTGEPIHDWQIAGYPITTTVFSTWIVMAVIFVFVALFQIALRTNLIPRFRSLGLDIVTRFDNFLTGILDSKKAVRVFLPLVAGFFVFIFAGNIVGLIFDYVTMSIPSLRTYLRPINAEISTTLVMALATIIIAQATAIIIKGPIHHFMHYLFNFSGHGMIEKIINVPVGWIHFLGEFTRIISLSVRLFANIFAGVALIGVIAYLGTMLPLHGLYGIGGVLVLPFWFFELLVAFLQAFIFMTLAAVYLKESITKESH; translated from the coding sequence ATGTCTGGTATCCAAACCGAAACCACATCAGAGACTCTCGAAGTAGCACATGAAGTTGCTGTTTCTGGCGAAGCACATGCAGGAGCTCACGAAGCAAGTCCTCATATTTTGGCCGTCACTGGAGAGCCAATTCATGACTGGCAGATTGCAGGATATCCTATCACGACTACTGTTTTCTCGACTTGGATTGTGATGGCTGTGATTTTTGTCTTTGTTGCACTGTTTCAGATTGCGCTTCGTACGAACTTGATTCCTCGTTTTCGTTCTCTTGGTCTTGATATTGTGACTCGTTTCGACAATTTTCTCACAGGAATTCTCGATAGCAAAAAAGCAGTACGAGTATTTCTTCCGCTTGTTGCCGGATTCTTTGTATTTATTTTTGCAGGGAATATTGTCGGATTGATTTTCGATTATGTGACTATGTCGATTCCATCACTTCGCACATATCTTCGTCCGATAAATGCAGAAATTTCAACAACTCTCGTCATGGCACTTGCAACTATTATTATCGCACAGGCAACTGCAATTATCATAAAGTGACCAATCCATCACTTTATGCATTACTTGTTCAATTTCTCGGGTCATGGAATGATTGAAAAGATTATTAATGTTCCCGTTGGTTGGATTCATTTTCTTGGAGAGTTCACTCGTATTATTTCTCTCTCAGTTCGACTTTTCGCGAATATTTTTGCAGGAGTAGCACTCATTGGAGTTATTGCATACCTTGGAACAATGCTTCCACTTCACGGACTCTACGGTATTGGCGGTGTTCTCGTTCTTCCATTTTGGTTTTTCGAACTTCTCGTTGCATTCCTTCAAGCATTTATATTCATGACACTTGCGGCGGTATACTTGAAAGAATCCATCACCAAAGAATCTCACTAA
- a CDS encoding NUDIX domain-containing protein — protein MTELHEKSAGGLVYRKIGDRIQVLMLAWKNAKNELEYVLPKGHIEENESALETAVREISEETGLAESDLNVVKFMNKIAYSFIAGYLEGAPIIHKEVSLFLVRYTGKSEPRPRREERFIGYKWFEPEELKKIFLKPDVVGFLEKNKHFM, from the coding sequence ATGACAGAACTCCATGAAAAGAGTGCTGGCGGTTTGGTGTATAGAAAGATCTGAGACAGAATCCAAGTTCTGATGCTCGCATGGAAAAATGCGAAAAACGAACTCGAATACGTCCTCCCAAAATGACACATCGAAGAGAATGAAAGTGCTCTCGAAACAGCTGTTCGTGAAATCTCTGAAGAGACTGGACTCGCTGAATCAGACCTCAATGTCGTCAAATTCATGAACAAGATTGCCTATTCATTTATCGCCGGATATCTCGAAGGTGCCCCAATCATCCACAAAGAAGTTTCCCTTTTTCTCGTTCGATATACCGGGAAATCTGAGCCTCGTCCTCGTCGCGAAGAGCGATTTATCGGATATAAATGGTTCGAACCAGAAGAACTCAAGAAGATATTCTTGAAGCCTGATGTTGTCGGATTTCTCGAAAAAAATAAACATTTTATGTAA